The sequence below is a genomic window from Eleginops maclovinus isolate JMC-PN-2008 ecotype Puerto Natales chromosome 20, JC_Emac_rtc_rv5, whole genome shotgun sequence.
TTGACCTAATGCTCCTTCTTCTTTCCCCCTGTGGGAGGCAGTCCTCATGCCCCCCGTTTACAATAGGACACATTTACTGCTCTTCTTTCCCCGCCTGGCCTGTAGTGCAGCCCTGGTGGCCATCTCGAACACTTCCCTCACACCAtcctttgtttttgcagagcacTCCATGTATCCAAAGGCACTGATCCTGTTAGCCATGTCCCGTCCATCCTCCGGTTTAACAGGTTCCTAAAGACAAGGTTAGGACACGTTTTAGGAAACAGGTTTTCAACACTAGAGGACTGGTTTGTGTGTCAGTTTGACATTATTTACCTGCTTCATTTTGGCAAGCTCTCTCCGGGTGTGCTCATCGTTACGCAGGTCCTTTTTATTTCCCACCAGAATAATGGGCACATTAGGGCAGAAGTGTTTCACCTCAGGAGTCCACTTCTCAGGGATGTT
It includes:
- the LOC134882594 gene encoding transforming protein RhoA; this encodes MAAIRKKLVIVGDGACGKTCLLIVFSKDQFPEVYVPTVFENYVADIEVDSKQVELALWDTAGQEDYDRLRPLSYPDTDVILMCFSIDSPDSLENIPEKWTPEVKHFCPNVPIILVGNKKDLRNDEHTRRELAKMKQEPVKPEDGRDMANRISAFGYMECSAKTKDGVREVFEMATRAALQARRGKKSSKCVLL